A region of Vitis riparia cultivar Riparia Gloire de Montpellier isolate 1030 chromosome 12, EGFV_Vit.rip_1.0, whole genome shotgun sequence DNA encodes the following proteins:
- the LOC117927032 gene encoding uncharacterized protein LOC117927032, whose product MSHMGKAWLVAASVGAVEALKDQGFCRWNYTLRSIHQHAKTNLRSFAQAKKLSSSSSAMVSSRVREEKAKKSEESLRTVMYLSCWGPN is encoded by the coding sequence atgAGTCATATGGGGAAAGCTTGGTTAGTGGCAGCAAGTGTGGGAGCAGTGGAGGCACTCAAGGATCAGGGCTTCTGCAGATGGAACTACACTCTGAGGTCTATTCACCAGCATGCCAAGACCAACCTCAGGTCCTTTGCTCAAGCCAAGAAgctctcttcttcctcttccgcCATGGTTTCCAGCAGAGTGAGAGAGGAGAAGGCCAAGAAGTCAGAGGAGTCTCTGAGGACTGTCATGTACTTGAGCTGCTGGGGACCCAACTGA